The Anopheles merus strain MAF chromosome 2L, AmerM5.1, whole genome shotgun sequence genome has a segment encoding these proteins:
- the LOC121592815 gene encoding uridine-cytidine kinase-like 1 has protein sequence MSVNPNAPPSSASSDSDASEPKECETHDLNAGLHSSDSGYDAEMPPDCCPASPATVPSKTARSNSFGSQLRSPKPRRQRTTSVNQNTINSNEAIIRSNNRTIYTAGRPPWYNCAGQQVEPFVIGICGGSASGKTTVAQKIIESLDVPWVTLLSMDCFYKILNDKQHEQANRNEYNFDHPDAFDLELMKDVLQRLKEGRKVEVPVYNFVTHSRESHTKTMYGANVIIFEGILTFHSKEILKMLDMKVFVDTDADIRLARRLKRDIMQRGRDLEGVLKQYSTMVKPAYCCYIAPTMAHADIIVPRGSSNIVAIQLIVQHVHTQLQLRGFKLREALAHSYIGQPMPESLKLLPTTPQIKGLHTFIRNANTARDEFIFYSKRLIRLVLEYALSLLPFRDVEVETPQNMPYKGKRMASQKICGVSILRAGETMEQAVSDVCKHIRIGKILIQTNQLTGEPELYYLRLPKDIKDYRVVLMDATVATGAAAIMAIRVLLDHDVPEENIMLVSLLMAEIGVHSIAYAFPKVQIVTSALDPEINEKFYVIPGIGNFGDRYFGTEPTEPSLLYE, from the exons ATGTCGGTAAATCCCAATGCACCCCCGAGTTCTGCCTCATCGGATAG TGACGCAAGCGAGCCGAAGGAGTGCGAAACGCACGATCTGAACGCTGGATTGCACTCGAGCGACAGCGGGTACGATGCGGAAATGCCGCCAGACTGCTGTCCGGCGTCGCCGGCCACCGTCCCATCGAAAACGGCACGCTCGAATTCGTTCGGTTCGCAGCTGCGGTCACCGAAACCGCGACGTCAGCGAACCACATCGGTGAACCAGAACACCATTAACTCGAACGAGGCGATCATTCGCTCGAACAATCGCACGATCTACACAGCCGGCCGTCCGCCGTGGTATAATTGTGCGGGGCAGCAGGTGGAACCGTTCGTGATAG GTATCTGCGGTGGCAGTGCCTCGGGGAAAACTACCGTTGCGCAGAAGATCATCGAAAGTCTGGACGTGCCATGGGTGACGCTACTGTCGATGGATTGCTTCTACAAGATACTGAACGACAAGCAACACGAGCAGGCGAACCGGAATGAGTACAACTTCGATCATCCGGACGCCTTCGATCTGGAGCTGATGAAGGATGTGCTGCAGCGGTTGAAGGAGGGCCGGAAGGTGGAAGTTCCGGTGTACAATTTCGTTACCCATTCAAGGGAATCGCACACG AAAACTATGTACGGTGCGAACGTCATCATTTTCGAAGGCATCCTTACGTTCCATAGCAAGGAAATTCTTAAGATGCTCGACATGAAGGTGTTCGTCGATACCGACGCAGACATTCGGCTGGCCAGACGGCTCAAGCGGGACATCATGCAGCGCGGTCGCGATTTGGAGGGTGTACTTAAACAATATTCGACCATGGTGAAGCCGGCGTACTGCTGCTACATCGCTCCCACGATGGCACACGCTGACATCATAGTGCCACGTGGTTCGAGCAACATTGTTGCGATTCAGCTCATAGTGCAGCATGTGCATACACAGCTGCAGTTG CGTGGTTTCAAGCTGAGAGAAGCGCTGGCTCATTCGTACATTGGGCAGCCGATGCCGGAATCGCTCAAGCTGCTTCCGACGACGCCGCAGATCAAAGGTCTACACACATTTATACGCAACGCTAACACAGCGCGCGATGAGTTCATATTTTATTCGAAGCGCTTGATACGGCTGGTGCTGGAGTATGCGCTGAGTTTGCTTCCGTTCCGCGACGTCGAGGTAGAAACGCCTCAGAATATGCCGTACAAAGGCAAACGCATGGCCTCGCAGAAGATCTGTGGCGTATCGATTTTGCGCGCGGGTGAAACCATGGAGCAGGCCGTCAGCGATGTGTGTAAGCACATCCGCATCGGCAAGATTCTGATCCAAACGAATCAACTGACCGGAGAGCCGGAG CTGTACTATTTACGTCTGCCGAAAGATATCAAAGACTATCGTGTGGTGCTGATGGATGCAACGGTTGCCACTGGAGCGGCAG CAATTATGGCAATCCGTGTGCTGCTGGATCACGATGTGCCGGAGGAGAATATTATGCTGGTTTCATTGCTGATGGCAGAAATCGGGGTGCATTCTATAGCGTATGCATTCCCCAAGGTGCAGATAGTGACATCCGCGCTTGATCCGGAGATAAACGAAAAGTTTTACGTCATACCCGGTATTGGCAATTTTGGCGATCGTTATTTTGGCACCGAACCGACCGAGCCGTCATTGCTGTACGAGTAG
- the LOC121592817 gene encoding translation initiation factor eIF-2B subunit gamma-like: protein MGQLEFQAIVLAAGKGTRLPEILEGRPKCLLPIGPFPMIWYPLQLLQRHGFTEVIVVVQESEKSEIQQRLERLQLKLKLDYYSIPTDSECGTADSLRLVSDKIKSDVVVLSCDSIIEINLYPLLSKFREKDASVQLLLLESGKDQDVVMPGPKSKYKAEKDIIGYDKATSRVLFMASASDFEETVKLSGHLLRENPDMIISSSMLDAHVYIMKKWVVEYLAVTELLSAVKGELLPHIIKKQLLQPPAVPENDGASEYTAKPKVDDIFQFAVYTEMDRKIDQASVFNKEEKATSHPIRCYAYFADSKAFGLRVNNVRSFLSCNLKIFEIFPALTGFSERELVSQSSSIKSTQITKCAVGDMTTISEKTSLNQNVIANGCTVQPKTRINNSVLMDGVTVEETVVIDNCIVGEKAVIKSGSVLKNCIIGPHFVVAAGTKKESVYLSNADGFMTID from the exons ATGGGGCAGCTAGAATTTCAAGCGATTGTCCTGGCCGCCGGAAAGGGAACCCGGCTGCCCGAAATATTAGAAGGACGACCGAAATGTTTGCTCCCGATTGGACCCTTCCCAATGATCTGGTACCCTTTGCAGCTGCTGCAACGACACGGTTTCACCG AGGTCATCGTCGTGGTGCAGGAGTCGGAAAAATCGGAAATACAGCAACGCTTGGAACGGTTGCAGTTGAAGCTGAAGCTGGACTACTACTCCATACCAACGGATTCGGAATGCGGAACTGCCGACTCCCTGCGGCTTGTATCGGACAA GATTAAATCCGATGTGGTGGTACTGTCGTGCGATTCCATCATCGAAATCAACCTGTACCCGCTGTTGTCCAAGTTTCGTGAAAAAGATGCCTCcgtacagctgctgctgctcgaaagCGGCAAAGACCAGGACGTTGTGATGCCGGGGCCGAAATCGAAGTACAAAGCGGAAAAGGATATCATTGGCTACGACAAAGCTACCAGCAGGGTCCTGTTCATGGCGTCGGCGAGCGATTTCGAGGAAACTGTTAAACTGTCCGGCCATCTGTTGCGGGAAAATCCGGACATGATCATCTCTTCCTCGATGCTCGATGCGCACGTGTACATCATGAAGAAGTGGGTGGTGGAGTATCTAGCCGTTACCGAGCTACTATCCGCGGTGAAGGGCGAACTGTTGCCGCACATCATCAAGAAGCAGCTGCTCCAACCGCCCGCAGTGCCGGAAAACGACGGCGCCTCGGAGTACACGGCCAAGCCGAAGGTGGACGACATCTTTCAG TTTGCAGTGTACACGGAAATGGATAGGAAGATCGATCAAGCATCGGTTTTCAACAAGGAAGAGAAAGCAACTTCTCACCCGATACGCTGCTATGCTTACTTTGCCGACTCGAAAGCATTCGGATTGAGAGTAAATaacgttcgttcgtttttgtCGTGTAATTTGAAG atttttgaaattttcccCGCGTTGACTGGGTTTTCTGAGCGCGAGCTGGTGTCACAAAGCAGCTCGATCAAATCCACGCAAATAACAAAATGTGCCGTCGGAGATATGACCACCATCAGTGAAAAGACGTCCCTCAACCAGAACGTGATTGCGAACGGTTGCACGGTTCAGCCGAAAACGCGTATTAACAATAGCGTACTTATGGATGGCGTTACAGTGGAAGAAAC TGTTGTCATCGATAACTGCATAGTTGGCGAAAAAGCGGTGATTAAGAGTGGATCAGTGCTAAAGAATTGCATCATCGGGCCACACTTTGTCGTCGCAGCCGGTACGAAGAAGGAGAGCGTTTATCTTTCAAACGCAGACGGTTTCATGACGATTGACTAG
- the LOC121592816 gene encoding threonylcarbamoyladenosine tRNA methylthiotransferase-like: MDISCQDIIGDIEDLISLDDPSPAERYLNKKDVTVRTKRVKVRANRPKEKSTVEKPLLDSVIPETQHIYMKTWGCAHNTSDTEYMAGQLAQYGYNLTSDKDSADLWVLNSCTVKNPSEDTFRNEIEAAHQAGKHVVVAGCVPQAAPRSDYLKGLSVVGVQQIDRVAEVVEETLKGHSVRLLQAKKVDGRKVAGPKLALPKVRKNPLIEVIPINSGCLNACTYCKTKFARADLVSYPVQEIVDRAQQVFQDGVCEIWLTSEDTGTYGRDIGSSLPELLWQLVEVIPEGCMMRLGMTNPPYILEHLDEMAKILSHPRVYSFLHIPVQSGSDAILGEMRREYCVKDFERMVDFLRAQVPGITIATDIICGFPGETEADFDDTLALCEKYQFPSLFINQFFPRPGTPAAKMTKVPANEVKTRTKRLTDLFHSYEPYKKYEASTKQTVLVTEISHDRKHYVGHNKFYEQILLPMHNNLLGKQVEVEITGCTKFSMFGKVIQGEQEWKNCSKRSTADGTTASSLVAGAQESKYRSIFAYFFISCSLAIVCKYIFMFLDF, encoded by the exons ATGGATATTAGCTGTCAGGACATCATCGGGGACATTGAAGATTTAATATCGTTGGACGATCCGTCGCCGGCAGAACGATACCTCAACAAGAAGGATGTAACTGTGCGCACCAAACGCGTCAAAGTACGCGCGAACCGTCCGAAAGAAAAGTCCACCGTCGAAAAGCCGCTCCTGGACAGCGTTATTCCCGAGACGCAGCACATCTACATGAAGACATGGGGCTGTGCGCACAACACCTCCGACACGGAGTACATGGCGGGGCAGCTGGCACAGTACGGGTACAATTTGACGAGCGATAAAGATTCGGCCGACCTGTGGGTGCTGAACAGTTGTACGGTCAAAAACCCGTCGGAAGATACGTTTCGCAACGAGATCGAGGCGGCCCATCAAGCCGGAAAGCATGTGGTGGTGGCCGGATGCGTTCCGCAGGCCGCCCCGCGGTCCGATTATCTCAAAGGGCTCAGCGTGGTTGGGGTGCAGCAGATCGATCGTGTGGCAGAAGTCGTGGAGGAAACGCTCAAGGGCCACTCGGTCCGGTTGCTGCAGGCGAAGAAGGTGGACGGTCGCAAGGTAGCCGGCCCAAAGCTGGCCCTGCCGAAGGTGCGCAAAAATCCGCTCATCGAGGTGATTCCCATCAATTCCGGCTGCTTGAACGCGTGCACCTACTGCAAGACAAAGTTTGCCCGGGCCGATCTGGTAAGCTACCCGGTGCAGGAGATAGTGGACCGGGCGCAACAGGTATTTCAGGACGGAGTGTGTGAAATATGGCTCACGTCCGAAGACACCG GAACGTACGGGCGGGATATCGGTTCGTCGCTGCCGGAACTGCTGTGGCAGCTGGTTGAGGTAATCCCGGAGGGATGTATGATGCGGCTCGGAATGACCAATCCGCCCTACATTCTCGAGCACTTGGACGAGATGGCGAAAATACTGTCACATCCACGCGTCTACAGCTTCCTGCACATACCGGTGCAGAGCGGCTCGGACGCAATCCTGGGCGAAATGAGGCGCGAATACTGCGTGAAGGATTTCGAGCGCATGGTGGACTTTCTACGCGCCCAAGTACCGGGCATTACGATCGCGACCGACATCATCTGCGGGTTTCCGGGCGAAACGGAAGCGGACTTTGACGACACGCTGGCACTGTGTGAGAAGTACCAGTTCCCAAGCCTGTTCATTAATCAGTTTTTCCCCCGGCCCGGTACGCCGGCAGCGAAGATGACAAAAGTTCCGGCCAATGAGGTGAAAACTCGCACGAAACGGTTGACCGATTTGTTCCATTCGTATGAGCCGTACAAGAAGTACGAGGCCAGTACGAAGCAAACGGTACTGGTTACAGAAATCTCGCACGACCGGAAGCACTACGTCGGGCACAATAAGTTCTACGAGCAGATATTGCTACCAATGCACAACAACTTGCTCGGCAAGCAGGTTGAG GTGGAAATTACCGGATGCACCAAATTCAGCATGTTTGGCAAAGTGATACAAGGCGAGCAGGAATGGAAAAACTGTAGCAAGCGTAGTACCGCCGACGGTACGACGGCCAGCAGTCTCGTGGCCGGCGCACAAGAGTCAAAGTATCGATCGATATTTGCTTACTTTTTCATATCGTGCAGTTTGGCGATAGTGTgcaaatacatttttatgtttctcgATTTCTAA
- the LOC121594175 gene encoding DENN domain-containing protein 2D-like translates to MSSKSSKAPGTHDGGNSRVQNITAKFETLITTQQQKQQVHLPPPQSPQHQQHPQQQEQRSGHIWPTKGTGSVRDDKKLADEATALRDLEARRGIKRSQAFRRSTSQTSSMNGGNGSACSTVPQLNHSDSIREALNKPLPEGPPPEKPPRRWARRAEEDTRATESQHYDDVNMLIEAAFQEPSEGLHQSPSREQISLKQPVSEEHRKRLRRLSRCAELNHYTQQYGTIRVYDVVDKGSAPVPPAECKTADAKGLIEHYNKLSTVEQRTSPVPPQTLYEYCIVVGYDIMQNKPYIKSRYPRHKQPHKMIEVFVYPDNGALVRNRNQEYCIILTDYPLRLYGFCRRVLPESSEFCIPLTYCLVTKYNEPKVFYKLLECIESQHGNGRVPELLMEQFYDQKLPLAGERLPLTLPVSFEMRSTMREETSQPITMTINRPKDLRLEKTELYDIFKCLGSDGLIHVFESLLLEKMVILFSEHLSLLTSCVQGLLLILYPFQWQHILVTAIPEHLQQMLEAPVPMLAGTLQPVPEELWESGNTCYVNLDKRTVRPARKEQFSILPSELKKPLRVSLDLVKIFEDSKGLASVLIGGAFVRFFVELFSTLDPHTYEKAAFLERFENPEMKLFLNCFLETVMFADFLEHWHSSKHPAKSPATMGSTDYTLFNSKIAEKSQTKYWHSATFDEVVANSKHIERKGKTFMSKMKGLMKKS, encoded by the exons ATGTCGAGCAAATCTTCCAAGGCACCGGGCACCCACGATGGCGGCAACAGCAGGGTGCAGAACATCACGGCCAAGTTCGAGACGCTCATAACAACGcaacagcaaaagcaacagGTGCATCTGCCTCCTCCCCAATCGccccagcatcagcagcatccgCAACAGCAAGAGCAACGGTCCGGCCATATATGGCCAACGAAGGGAACAGGTTCGGTGCGTGACGATAAGAAGCTGGCCGACGAGGCGACGGCGCTTCGCGATCTGGAGGCTCGACGCGGCATCAAGCGCTCGCAAGCATTCCGCCGCAGTACTTCCCAAACGAGTTCAATGAACGGCGGTAATGGTTCGGCCTGCTCCACCGTTCCGCAGCTGAACCACTCCGATAGCATTCGGGAGGCGCTGAACAAGCCCCTGCCGGAAGGGCCACCGCCCGAAAAGCCACCGCGAAGATGGGCACGCCGAGCAGAGGAGGACACCCGCGCAACGGAGTCGCAGCATTACGACGACGTGAACATGCTGATAGAGGCCGCGTTTCAGGAACCGTCCGAAGGGCTGCACCAGTCACCGTCTCGGGAGCAAATTTCGTTAAAGCAACCCGTGAGCGAGGAGCACAGGAAGCGGCTCCGTCGACTGTCCCGCTGCGCCGAGCTGAACCACTACACGCAGCAGTACGGCACGATCCGGGTGTACGACGTGGTGGACAAGGGCAGTGCACCAGTTCCCCCAGCGGAGTGTAAAACGGCCGATGCCAAAGGATTGATCGAGCACTACAACAAGCTAAGCACGGTGGAGCAGCGCACTTCTCCGGTACCTCCGCAAACGCTGTACGAATACTGCATCGTCGTTGGGTACGACATTATGCAAAACAAACCGTACATCAAGAGCCGATACCCGCGGCACAAGCAACCGCACAAGATGATCGAGGTGTTTGTCTATCCCGACAATGGTGCGCTGGTGCGCAACCGCAACCAAGAGTACTGCATCATCCTTACCGACTATCCGCTGCGGCTGTACGGCTTCTGCCGGCGTGTCCTGCCCGAGTCGTCGGAATTCTGCATTCCCCTTACGTACTGCCTGGTGACCAAGTACAACGAGCCAAAAGTATTCTATAAGCTGCTGGAGTGCATTGAAAGCCAGCACGGCAATGGTCGCGTGCCGGAGCTGCTGATGGAGCAGTTCTACGACCAGAAGCTGCCCCTGGCGGGCGAACGGTTGCCACTGACGCTGCCAGTCAGCTTCGAGATGCGGTCGACGATGCGCGAAGAAACGTCCCAGCCGATCACCATGACTATAAACCGTCCCAAAGATTTACGCTTAGAGAAAACGGAACTGTATGATATTTTCAAGTGCCTCGGATCGGACGGACTGATCCACGTGTTCGAAAGCCTGCTGCTGGAGAAAATGGTGATACTGTTCAGCGAGCATCTATCGCTGCTGACGTCCTGCGTGCAGGGCCTGCTGCTAATACTCTACCCATTCCAATGGCAGCACATACTGGTGACGGCGATACCGGAGCATCTGCAGCAGATGCTCGAAGCGCCCGTACCGATGCTGGCCGGTACGCTGCAGCCCGTTCCGGAGGAGCTGTGGGAAAGTGGCAACACGTGCTACGTAAACCTGGACAAGCGCACCGTGCGTCCGGCCAGAAAGGAACAGTTTTCCATCCTGCCGAGCGAGCTGAAGAAACCGCTGCGCGTTTCGTTGGATCTCGTAAAAATATTCGAAGATTCCAAGGGGCTAGCGAGCGTTCTGATAGGTGGTGCATTTGTTAGATTTTTTGTAGAATTATTTTCCACCCTGGATCCCCACACATACGAG AAAGCTGCATTTTTGGAACGGTTCGAGAATCCTGAGAtgaaactgtttttgaatTGCTTTTTGGAAACTGTGATGTTTGCTGACTTTCTGGAGCACTGGCATTCCTCGAAACATCCGGCCAAGTCACCAGCAACGATGGGCAGCACTGATTATACGCTGTTTAACTCGAAAATAGCGGAGAAATCGCAAACTAAGTACTGGCATTCGGCTACATTCGATGAAGTTGTAGCGAATTCAAAACACATTGAACGCAAAGGGAAAACGTTCATGTCGAAGATGAAGGGACTAATGAAGAAATCGTAG